The proteins below come from a single Miscanthus floridulus cultivar M001 chromosome 1, ASM1932011v1, whole genome shotgun sequence genomic window:
- the LOC136469564 gene encoding pentatricopeptide repeat-containing protein At5g08305-like — MPPPPYPPLLPHLLRDLRGRTLTTQLLEPLIRSASSSPSPSLSFSLFILLLRSSLRPSHFTFPFLARAAARLSSASLAAALHAHPLRLGLLPADLHVANSLVHMYAACATPDHAHRVFDEIPRLNLVSWNALLDGGTWCPGVP; from the exons ATGCCTCCGCCTCCCTACCCGCCGCTGCTGCCGCACCTTCTCCGCGACCTCCGCGGCCGCACGCTCACCACCCAGCTCCTCGAGCCCCTCATCCGGTCCGCCTCATCCTCGCcgtccccctccctctccttctccctcttcatcctcctcctccgctcCTCCCTCCGCCCGTCCCACTTCACTTTCCCATTCCTTGCCCGCGCCGCCGCGCGACTGTCCTCCGCCTCCCTCGCGGCTGCGCTCCACGCGCACCCGCTCCGGCTTGGGCTCCTCCCCGCCGACCTCCACGTCGCCAACTCCCTCGTCCACATGTACGCGGCCTGCGCCACGCCGGACCACGCCCACCGGGTGTTCGACGAAATCCCGCGCCTCAACCTCGTCTCCTGGAACGCTCTCCTCGATGG CGGGACGTGGTGTCCTGGAGTGCCATGA
- the LOC136449462 gene encoding putative pentatricopeptide repeat-containing protein At5g52630: MSISDVSVRGWAARTSRGSTRLQIQTESTSLAGLPPLQNSSSPETAASPSPVIAAHSIPPRTPMLAGSASLRASASAVAEAGGDPAVLHAVLVKTAWSSRAAYNLLLSRYPPSLSLPLLSRLPFRPTAASLTSSLSSLSASSPASALPLLRRVLGMSSALLADGPLSSLLRSMPPSLAPLVHALAFKLALSSSPYSASCLITLYSRARSPASARHLFDEIPVANRDPVCYSSTIVGLAQNGRYEESLSVFAGMRANAVDSTMYALSGALRATAGLAVLEQTCGIHAHAVVVGLDGNVAVGTALVDAYGKAGVVDDAVKVFEGLGGDRNLITWNAVLSAHAQQGDVQAVIGLFNQMMELGFAPDGLTFLAVLTACSNAGAATEAEFWLEAMQSKYSVKPGLEHYTCVVGAMARVGRLEDAESVACTMPCKPDAAVWRTLLMGCVVHRKVDMAESMGQRLLEINPKDDSTYVMLANVYSAAGKKNEEAKAWTAMRDRGVRKEGGRSWIEVRGMVHVFVANERRHEQLLEIYDKLNELIQEVEMLGYKEADEGFWHHSERLALAYGLISGAAPSGKVLRIVKNLRICAHCHEFFKYASMVIDRVIVVRDVNRYHTIKKGDCSCRDYW; the protein is encoded by the coding sequence ATGAGCATCAGTGACGTCAGCGTCAGGGGATGGGCGGCAAGAACTAGTAGAGGATCAACACGCCTTCAAATCCAAACGGAGAGCACCAGCCTTGCCGGGTTGCCGCCGCTCCAAAACAGCTCATCCCCAGAAACCGCCGCCTCGCCGTCGCCGGTCATCGCCGCCCATAGCATCCCGCCTAGGACGCCCATGCTCGCCGGGTCCGCGTCCCTCAGGGCCTCGGCCTCCGCGGTGGCCGAAGCGGGCGGCGACCCGGCCGTTCTCCACGCGGTCCTCGTCAAGACCGCCTGGTCCTCCCGCGCCGCCTACAACCTCCTTCTCTCCCGCTATCCTCCGTCGCTCTCGCTGCCCCTGCTCTCCCGCCTCCCGTTCCGCCCCACCGCCGCCTCGCTCACCTCCTCGCTCTCCTCCCTCTCCGCGTCCTCCCCGGCCTCCGCGCTCCCGCTCCTACGCCGCGTCCTCGGCATGTCCTCGGCCCTCCTCGCCGACGGCCCGCTCTCCTCACTCCTCCGCTCCATGCCGCCGTCCCTCGCACCGCTCGTGCACGCCCTCGCCTTCAAGCTCGCCCTCTCCTCGTCTCCCTATTCCGCCTCGTGCCTTATTACCCTATACTCCCGAGCCCGCTCCCCCGCGTCCGCCCGCCACCTGTTCGATGAAATCCCCGTTGCAAATCGTGACCCCGTCTGCTACTCTTCCACGATTGTTGGGCTCGCACAGAACGGGCGGTACGAAGAATCTCTCTCTGTGTTCGCTGGTATGCGCGCAAATGCTGTTGATTCTACCATGTATGCACTGTCCGGTGCTCTCCGTGCCACTGCAGGGCTTGCTGTGCTGGAGCAGACCTGTGGGATTCATGCGCATGCGGTGGTGGTTGGGCTTGATGGAAATGTGGCTGTTGGGACCGCCCTGGTGGATGCTTATGGTAAGGCTGGAGTTGTGGATGATGCAGTGAAGGTTTTTGAGGGGTTGGGCGGTGACCGGAACCTGATCACATGGAATGCGGTGCTGTCTGCTCACGCTCAGCAGGGAGATGTGCAAGCGGTCATTGGGCTGTTTAACCAGATGATGGAGCTGGGTTTTGCTCCTGATGGGCTAACATTCCTTGCTGTTCTCACGGCATGTAGTAATGCCGGAGCAGCCACTGAAGCTGAGTTTTGGTTGGAAGCAATGCAGTCGAAGTACAGTGTGAAGCCTGGACTTGAGCATTATACTTGCGTGGTGGGTGCAATGGCACGGGTGGGACGTCTAGAGGATGCAGAGAGTGTTGCTTGTACAATGCCATGCAAACCAGATGCAGCAGTGTGGCGGACGCTTCTAATGGGCTGTGTGGTTCACCGCAAGGTTGACATGGCAGAATCCATGGGGCAGAGGCTTCTGGAGATTAATCCCAAGGATGACTCAACTTATGTCATGCTTGCCAACGTCTACTCAGCAGCTGGGAAAAAGAATGAGGAGGCCAAGGCATGGACTGCAATGAGGGATCGTGGAGTCAGGAAGGAAGGTGGCCGGAGTTGGATTGAGGTCAGAGGGATGGTACATGTGTTTGTTGCAAACGAAAGAAGGCATGAACAGCTGCTAGAGATATATGACAAGCTGAATGAATTGATTCAAGAGGTAGAGATGTTAGGGTACAAGGAGGCAGATGAGGGTTTTTGGCATCATAGTGAAAGATTGGCCCTTGCATATGGGTTGATCAGTGGTGCTGCACCATCAGGAAAGGTGTTGAGAATAGTTAAGAACTTGAGAATATGTGCCCATTGTCATGAATTCTTCAAGTATGCTAGCATGGTGATCGACAGAGTAATTGTAGTACGGGATGTCAATAGGTACCACACAATTAAGAAAGGTGATTGCAGTTGCAGAGACTACTGGTGA